The sequence below is a genomic window from Sander lucioperca isolate FBNREF2018 chromosome 6, SLUC_FBN_1.2, whole genome shotgun sequence.
tttagttatctcccTGTTTTTTCTGTAGGTTCTGTTCCCCATCTTGTAAAtgtatgttgtgtattgtggtctgtgtatattttgttgtgtatttttcgGTTTTGCATTTCCCTGTGTATgttctgcttcctgttttattttgatagtctgttttctgtcttgtcttgtctagttttactttctgtgttttcccgcctttgttgattgtcctggcccgccctgatgtgtttcacctgctgtatcacctgtccctcatttgttcattacctcatgtatttaacccctgtgttccctttgtctcttgttagATCATTTTGTATCTGTTTGTGTCCGTTGCACTGTCTGTCAGCCTTGtgttttttgtggcttttcccAGTGAGTTTTTCCTGTGGTTTTCCAGTCTTTGGTACTGCCGTCTTTTGTTATAATAAATCCTCAGTTCGTACCTTCTCCTGCCAGCctgctctctgcgtttgggtccttttTCCCCTGCTCATCATAACATTTACCTTTAGTATTGTCAAATAAATCCTCCTATAAGTCTATGTATTAACATAGTTCAATTTCCTGTTTATAAACCCGTAACGGTATCACTTTATAACAGCGGCACAAATCATATACTTAAAGTAACTATGAGGAACTTTTAAATGTATCTGAAATTGTGTAATTTTCCTCTGATGATCAtgaatgacctgtaacagcaaatgagaccaacagtgaaaagaatgttatttttatatagtaTTTCTTAAGTGCTTTGTAAATATGCCCTGTACCTTTTATGAAAGattgttatattgtttttaacttaGTACATTGTTTTTTCTTGTAAGGTGACCTTGAGTGCTTTGAAAGGTgcctataaataaaatgtattattattattattattattattattaagcttTTAAAACAAGTCATGTCTTAGCCTTTGTTCAAAGGATATTTGTCCCTTTAGTACTTACATTTTTCATAGTCTTGATAGCCACTGTGTCAATAAAGTTAGCCGTGGAGAGGTCGATAATGATGGAGTGAATGTCCCAGGTCCACTTGCCCAGTGACCCAAGAGAGACCCGCTCCAGATCGTGACTCAGCGTGTCCTCACTGCTGGAGCCCAGAGTGGTGGTGTCCCCGTCCTGCAGCTCAGACATCCACCCTAAGCTGGTGCAGTCTGGTTCTCCTCCCTTCAGGTACTCCCATCTGCAGGGGCCGTCTGGTGTTCGAGGAGTGTTTGGAATGACAAACACTGTCCCATTCTCCCTCTTTGTCAAGCCCTGCTCCTTGTCTGTAACATTCCCATCCACGCATGTGTCCCTCCAGCGGCCGGCCTCTTCCTCCACAGAGAACACCGGCGCTCCAGACAGCTGTTTACCTGCTCTCTGTGCTCGTCTCTAAAGAGTGGTAGGTGAAAGAACTGATTCAAACTTCTGTTGGTAGGTTGGTCACCTACTTTAGTTCTGTCCAGTGTGACAAGAGGTACACTTAAGCCACCTTTACTTAATATAACTGTCACAGGATTTGGTGCCAGTTTTCTTCACTTTGATCATTAAAATGTGTTGTAAATTTCTATATACAATCCATGTGTCTGCAATTATGCTATACATTTCCAACATATTACCTCTTTCTTGGCTTGCCTTTTTGCCCGTCTCTCAGCCCTCCTTTCTCTACGTCTCTGTTTGGCCTCCTGTCTCCTCTTATAGATAATCATTTTACTGATGTCAAGCCCACTCTGAAAACAGAtcaagaataaaaataaaacgtaatctgcattttatgaaaaaatgttgaaaagaacTAAGAAGAACTGAGAAGAgattagagctgaaacaataatTAGTCAATTAACTGAATAatcgattgacagaaaattaatctgtattttgataattgattaatcatttcagAAAGTTTTAATGCAAAAATGCTAAACATTTCTCTGGCTCCAGCCTCTCAAATATGAGGATTTGCTAGTTTTCTTTGTCACCTATGATAACAAACTGACTATCTTTAGGTTTTGGACTTATGGTTGGATAAAATGAGGAATTCAAAGCTGTCACCTTGTATTTGGGGAAATTATAATGGCCATTTTTACTACATTCTGGCattttatagaaaaaaaaaccccaattaatttattaattgagaaaataatcattagattactcattaatgaaaataatcgttagtcgCAGCCCTAGAATAGATAGTATTATCAGGAAAAGGGAACAAACCTTTTCTTTCAGAGCCTCAAGGTAGAGATCAGCATTGGCGAAATATACCGTGGCAGAAGAGCGAAATATAGTAACACCTGGAATCTCTCTCACCTGCCAAATAGTAAAAAGTAATTAGCTTTTTTGGCAGTGAGGGTAGAAAATCTTTTATGTATGGtttcccatttttctgtttcacctctgtgtgtgtctctatatccACGTACAGTTCTGTACCTGGAACATTTCCCAGAACAGAGTATGTTGGCCTGAATGGaatgaaaaaacaaattattacatatttatatttatatttatttatattattataaacaaCATTATTATGTGTGCTATATGTTTTTGTACAGTATTTTGTCTAATTTGGCAGATCTTACAGCCTAACATCAGATACTAATAttggcacgcacacacacacacacacacacacacacacacacacacacacacacacacacacacacacactctgatacTGAAGAAATATAGTAATATAGAAATAGACTATGATGAGGTGCATAGGAGTCTTACAGCTGAGTTCTGAAGGTAACAGTAAGTAGAGCAAAGATGATCGATGCTGCGAGACCCAGATCCAGATTGAGCAGCAGTGTTGACACCCAAGTGACCAACCACACCACCTGGGGGATGTAGCatgacattatttattttttagtgtGAACATGAAAAGGAAACAATAATATTGCCACTTCTTCCAGATTCACCACAGCAAATTCTTTCACAGGTGTTGCTTTTACGTAATTTAAActtatttttctctttaaagTAAGAACTGAACTTCTCACCAGATCAATCTTGCTGCTTCTCCACAGTGTAACAATGTCAGAGTGCTGCTTGAACATGCCCTTCAGATTTACCAAGACAATCGCTGCAAGAACTGCCTAAAACAAGCACACCCAAGTTTTAACGTGATTAATCAGATGTGTACACAAACGTGTTAATGAGGAGGCAAATAAAAATTAATTTCATTACACAAAAAATGTCATGCATCATTTTTATTTACTGCAAATCTACTTTACAATAAAGACAAGTGGGAGAACAACAGAACCTTTGGCAGCTCCTGGAACAGGGGTCCAAGTTTCAGTATAGTCACCAACACAATCAGAGCGGAGGCCACTCCAGCCATCTGCAAGAACAACACAAATGTTGTTTCTGGTTATATTGAAATATTGAGTTCAACAGGCTAACGTATTCGTTTGTTTAGCAGAGATGGATCAAATCCATCGTTGGAGAATAGATTGATGATATGACAGCACATAATTTCAACATTTAGTGGTAGTAACAACTATTAAGTCTGGTTTCCAATAATTATGTAATTTGGTATATTGTTTagataaataattaaaacatgtccatGTGCACATTAAGGTACATTACCATTAACTACAGAAACAGGCTTACTGGTCTCCCTGAAGAGAAAAGACTGTTATGTGATTTAGGTGAAACTAAAGACGAAGTCCATTTCATGTTTTGtgatatatgataatatgatgATTTAAGGGTGACTCTTTCTGCTGTCTATTTCTGATGAGTTCTTCTATATGAATCACTGTTAAAACCTCAGATGTGTTTTAAGAAATTAAGTCTTTTGTGTggcagattttattttgtagagcATGGGGCAGTTGTTTGTTTGCAATGTAATGTAAGAAGTTATGGTTTAAGTCCATTTGGGCTGGGCACTGCCAACTAACAAAACTATCTAACTATTTTGCTGCATGATACAGCACATGTTCTTGTACCATGAGTTTTGAATTTCCACATGGTACTATTATACATAATGTGGTTATATTTTATTCAACATCATTTACTTTTTACCATACCTAAATCATCCTTAAATAGGTCATATGCATTGCATATTTATAGTATGTTGCATGTTGCATGTTCACAGTACTTGTGAGGTCATGCTTATCTAAGGTTGTGCTAATGTAAGTTCTGTTGCTCATTTACTGTACTTGTgtttttcctccggtggtctcTTGGATGAGACTTCGAGACATGGAGGAGCAGACTGAGAAGCACTGGAAGAAGCCTCCCACTGCATTACTGAGACCCAGCGCCACCAGCTCCTGCAGCAGGGTGAAGACAGACACAATAATGAAAACAGAAGAAAGGGATGCAGAAGTATGATTTAACAGGTATTTGATTAGAGTTGTGGTTTACCTGGTTACTGTCCACCTTGTATCCATGTTTCAGTGCAAATGTTTTGCCAAGTGAAATGGATACGGCATATCCAACCACAGCCAATGCAAACGCATCACCAATTACTTCTCTAAAAAGACTCACATCTGGTACACTGGGAGAACTTAGACTGGTGCATAGGTGGAGAAGAAGGAAACGAGTTAGTACTAAACAAGTTGGGAATATGACTCAACCAAATATTACAGCAGTATAACTTAAACCCAAATGCTTACCCACTAGGAACTTCTCCAACAACTGAAATAGTGTAGTTGCTGTTCAAGTGGGTATAGGTTGATATCAATGTTCCTGCCACAATCTAAAGAACGCATACAGatcataaacacaaacacacacaatgaagcCAAATTTCAGAACACATTTCAAACCTtcaatcattaaaaaaggtaaaTCATATTCTAGACGTGAACCTAATTATTAGCTATAAATATCTCCTTTTTGCTGTGAACTGCACGAATGCAGAGCCCTGCCAACTGCTGATTCAGCTGCTTGGCTCCACTGTGTCTGTGCTTTGTCAGTgctgcaacagcagcagcacagcgGTGATAACATTAAGAGAGGCCAGAGAGTGTGTCCTCTTATCAACTGACTGTTATGAGTTCCACTGGGATGGGCACTGTCAGCTTCGGACTGAGATATGAGTTGAGCTCCTTGGCTGCAATTAGAAACACCATGGACACAGCACTGACCACCAGTGTGGGAAGACGAGTGTGTGGCAGCAAGGAGCAAACATCCTTTAAAGTCTGAAAATGGAGAATGGAAAAGCAGAAGGTAGTTATGGTTATGCTTAACTGCACAGACCTAAtggttttgtcattttaggTCATAATTAAGTATAAAATACTTTTCACCTCGTTACATTTTCAACTCGTTAGCGTATTCTCCAATCTATAATGTACACTTATcttacaataaatacaaaattaaGATTGGCTTATATTTTGTTaagctttagtgttgctttaaagccaTTCTTGGTAAACTTCCTATTTACCTTTGTAAAACCCTTTTCCTGTTTCTAACAGCTATTAGACCAGATCATCTACGGTAGATGGATAATCTTCAGTTTCCCTAGTCTGCTAAGAACTTGATAAAACTGTATTATTTTACTGTACTATTTGCAAGATAACTTCATCTGGAAATGCTGCCTTCATATCGGGCATTcacattcaaatgttttcatgtcaTGTTTTATCACTCTAGTGTCCCTCAGGTCCTGTTTTGTTATAAAGCAATTGTGTGTGTTCCTATGTAACTATgtgatatatatctatatgatatgatatatatcgacttcctggttaaataaagcgAAAATGAAAATGAGGAACACACatcaaactctgactgttgtcaTTATCAGTGCCAAACAGATAATGCAATCAgatcacaaaaacacaacaatcaGAACCAAATACttgacagtactcacatacacCAGTGACAAGGGACCACTAAACCGTGTTGGTGAAACTCCAAAGATGTGCTTCAGTTGTGCCACAACAGCATGAGCTGCAGCAGCTGTTGTGTAAGCCCGCACCAGAGGTTCAGACAAGTACGTTCCCACAAATCCAAATTTTACCAAACCCAGTGCCACCTATGCAAATAATTGTTTATGTATATGAGTTTTAGtagctgtacaacaacataagACATTATCATTTCTGTGGGGTGTTGTATTCAGACCTGAATAAGTCCTCCTAGGACAGTAGTAGCAGCTGCCACCTCCACCCTGTATAAGTCCCTGGCAGTTATGTTCACCTCTGCAGTGACGTTGGTCCCATTTTTTATGAGGAAATTCATGTCTGGAGCAAGTCTTTCTGTCACACTACCCACCATGATGCTAAGCACTGtaaatgtacctgaacacaatGAAATATAGCAACACGTGTTATTACAGAGGTTAGAATGACAACGGTAAaacgtgtgtgtctctctctacttACCGATGGAGATATGACGTGATGTTCCAAAAAAGAAGTAGATCAATGGTGGATAGAGCGACGTGTAGAGCCCAAATACAGGAGGTAAGGAAGCCAACAATGCATATGCCAAACCTGGGaaaaacaaaagttgttttaCACCTGTCTCAGTTTACTAATGAATATTTTTTATGAGGCTGTGCTAGTTTAACTG
It includes:
- the slc26a6l gene encoding solute carrier family 26 member 6, like, coding for MMYIYIYCCSCDSSTVALVVKSKKISCTDFDRFSSMDSTHKFGKYRVEREVLDEQRLEEVTQRKTYSDTHPSLIERLKESLRCTVPKLKQSVVSSLPVLYWLPKYSVWDYGMPDLISGISVGIMHLPQGLAYALLASLPPVFGLYTSLYPPLIYFFFGTSRHISIGTFTVLSIMVGSVTERLAPDMNFLIKNGTNVTAEVNITARDLYRVEVAAATTVLGGLIQVALGLVKFGFVGTYLSEPLVRAYTTAAAAHAVVAQLKHIFGVSPTRFSGPLSLVYTLKDVCSLLPHTRLPTLVVSAVSMVFLIAAKELNSYLSPKLTVPIPVELITIVAGTLISTYTHLNSNYTISVVGEVPSGLSSPSVPDVSLFREVIGDAFALAVVGYAVSISLGKTFALKHGYKVDSNQELVALGLSNAVGGFFQCFSVCSSMSRSLIQETTGGKTQMAGVASALIVLVTILKLGPLFQELPKAVLAAIVLVNLKGMFKQHSDIVTLWRSSKIDLVVWLVTWVSTLLLNLDLGLAASIIFALLTVTFRTQLPTYSVLGNVPGTELYVDIETHTEVREIPGVTIFRSSATVYFANADLYLEALKEKSGLDISKMIIYKRRQEAKQRRRERRAERRAKRQAKKERRAQRAGKQLSGAPVFSVEEEAGRWRDTCVDGNVTDKEQGLTKRENGTVFVIPNTPRTPDGPCRWEYLKGGEPDCTSLGWMSELQDGDTTTLGSSSEDTLSHDLERVSLGSLGKWTWDIHSIIIDLSTANFIDTVAIKTMKNIFQDFSEIDVDIYIAGCQASVVEQLELGDFFSESITKRHLFASIHDAVLYCLDHRGATSFPRYEPSVDTYSSTQL